The DNA window TCGCCCGCAGCTGGCGGGCGCCACCTTTACCGCCGAAGATGAATCGGGCGACGCCAACCTGTTCGTGCGCGAACTGGCCGCACTATGTGCACAAGCCGGAGTGCAGTTCCGCCTGGGTGAGCACATTACCGCGCTGCGTGCGGCGGGAGATGCAATCGACCACGTGGAAGTCACCAACGCCGAGGGCCGTTTTGAGCGGGTGCGCGGCGACGCCTTTGTGCTGGCCATGGGCTCGTACAGCCCATTGCTGGCGCAACCGCTGGGCGTGTCGTTGCCGATTTACCCGGCCAAGGGCTATTCGGTGACCATGCCGGTGAAAGACGCTGCCATGGCCCACCAGGTCAGCCTGACGGACGATGAATTCAAACTCGTCTTCTCGCGCTACACCAGCGAGCAGGGCGACCGCCTGCGCATTGCAGGCACGGCCGAACTCAATGGCTACGGCCGCGACCTGAACGCAGCCCGCTGCGAGGCCATCGTGCGGCGTGTGGAGCAGCTTTTTCCCGGGGCAGGCGATGCCACCCAGGCGCAGTTCTGGACGGGCTTGCGCCCGGCCACGCCGAGCAATGTGCCGTTGATCGGCCGCACCAAGCTGGGCAACCTGTTCCTCAACACCGGGCACGGCACGCTGGGCTGGACGCATTCCTGCGGCTCGGGCAAGGCACTGGCCGACATCGTCAGCGGCCAGGTGCCAGAAGTCGACTTTGCCTTTGCTGGCATGAAAGACCAGCGCCAGCCCCGCCTGCAGCCAGCCACCTGAGCGCGTTCTCATTCTGCTTCCAAATCATTCGTGTCTAGAAGGCTGTCGGACTTGGAGCGTCGAAAGCGAGAATCGGTCCCAGCGAGGACAGTTTTTACTGGATTTGCAGCCGACGATTTCCAAGTCCGACAGCCTCCTGGGCGCGAAGCCGCAGACAGTGCTGTAGCACGGCAAGGCGAAGCAACATCGACACGGATGGT is part of the Simplicispira sp. 125 genome and encodes:
- a CDS encoding D-amino acid dehydrogenase — protein: MRVIVLGAGLLGVTSAYYLQQRGHDVTVIDRQATPGAETSFANGGQISVSHAEPWANPSAPLKVLQWLGQEDAPLLFRVRADMRQWLWGLQFLRECTPARTRHNIQQIVRLGTYSRAALQQLRRDTGIQYDQRTQGILHFYTNQKEFDGALGPAEQMRQLGCERQVISADEAVRIEPALAHIRPQLAGATFTAEDESGDANLFVRELAALCAQAGVQFRLGEHITALRAAGDAIDHVEVTNAEGRFERVRGDAFVLAMGSYSPLLAQPLGVSLPIYPAKGYSVTMPVKDAAMAHQVSLTDDEFKLVFSRYTSEQGDRLRIAGTAELNGYGRDLNAARCEAIVRRVEQLFPGAGDATQAQFWTGLRPATPSNVPLIGRTKLGNLFLNTGHGTLGWTHSCGSGKALADIVSGQVPEVDFAFAGMKDQRQPRLQPAT